From one Bacteroidota bacterium genomic stretch:
- a CDS encoding PKD domain-containing protein translates to MKTKHYFFFFLLLLILGKTTKAEILGADLSYQCTPTLGVYKVNLKVYRSCQGVPLCNGCSQAIPNGTTAGCTTTNAGFGTPIIGADSSCLGTSFGNYTLAIQSGINGYDIIQTCDSVKTICTNCNTRTAGTFAPGIEVYIFEGNVNLNSLPTSCCKVALGLSICCRTEAITNFLPSNLYTECIINRCLTSCNNSPIFTNEAVPLVCAGVDYVYNLGAIDPDGDSLSYTFGASLQNPGSSVTYNPPYSAGYPFAYLGAPNASGPYPAGLRIDPITGDVMFRPSGAWVSNLVIEVTQWKKSGNTRVNVGITRRDIQFQTQLCNGNLTPRIKIYQDGILQNTQSFSVNVNQQICLDIVAADQANLSATPNPILADSTDLTWNNPLQYIPVMANATWARNYILSQRSTSGPLNDSFKFCWTPPTSAIRDQPYLFTVTGRDRFCPLNASAIRGISIKVNTPLFAKVSFDSTNRKVFCANKIIPVSMSYKVSGITLTAGNIFYAHLSDSLGNFNTPILVGSKISNANTGSINLNIPSELSTTGNYKLRLRVSSDSTAYDPYFPISIVPGFTQPIIFSNTDSICKGSNILLSVLPNDSNYTFKWLFNNTVIPAANNDSLWLDTTGAIRAIVSNTGCSDTSVVKTFHFYPLPIPSFTSGNLICLPNNPVSFINTSAINSGTMSYNWKFSDGTNSNLTSPIKNMVDTGSLTVKLIATSDKNCIDSIQKIIIVKQTVTPQFSINDSSQCVKNNAFVFTNQTNNQGASVNYIWNWGTGFIASNNITQNYSYPNVGNYIVKLISNNNGCTDTLTKNVTVIANATNVGFTVNKASQCLKNNNFLFNNSSTPDNITIKYMWQFGNGDTSTQRSPDYSYNTFNVYSVKLLVTANNKCIDSFSTNVAVIASPKASFTINDSAQCLKNNNFVFTNTSTPDNSTVKYYWQLGNGNNSIQRSPSITYSNSNTYPITLVVTVNDKCIDSISQNITVFPNPIIGSITGSITGSINVSNPGIAIPYSVPAQNNATYNWSIQNGTIQSGQNTNAISVMWTSKGTGKLGVLATNTNGCKDSASLNVNINNVGIHDININQELSIYPNPTKSSIRINNTNNNLVGKNYIISNTIGQMLLSGKLNAEETTVNLESLSAGIYLLSIEGISNQSIKVIKE, encoded by the coding sequence ATGAAAACAAAACACTACTTCTTTTTTTTTCTTTTACTTCTTATACTTGGAAAAACAACAAAAGCGGAGATATTAGGAGCCGATTTAAGTTACCAATGTACACCTACCTTAGGAGTGTATAAAGTAAACCTTAAAGTATATCGTAGTTGCCAAGGGGTGCCCCTCTGTAATGGGTGTTCGCAAGCCATACCAAATGGCACTACAGCCGGATGCACGACCACAAATGCGGGTTTTGGTACGCCTATTATTGGGGCAGACTCATCCTGTTTAGGAACTAGCTTTGGAAACTATACTTTAGCCATACAATCAGGAATCAATGGGTATGATATTATTCAAACATGTGATTCGGTAAAAACTATTTGCACCAATTGTAATACGCGCACTGCTGGTACTTTTGCGCCTGGTATAGAAGTATATATTTTTGAAGGCAATGTGAATTTAAACTCCTTACCAACTTCGTGCTGTAAGGTAGCTTTGGGTTTAAGTATATGTTGTAGAACTGAGGCTATAACAAATTTTTTACCTAGTAATCTTTATACGGAATGTATCATTAACCGTTGCTTAACAAGCTGTAATAATTCCCCCATTTTTACCAACGAAGCAGTTCCTTTGGTTTGTGCCGGTGTTGATTATGTATACAATTTAGGCGCTATTGACCCCGATGGTGATTCCTTAAGCTATACCTTTGGCGCCAGTTTACAAAACCCAGGTTCGTCAGTTACCTATAATCCTCCTTACAGTGCTGGTTACCCTTTTGCTTATCTGGGAGCACCCAACGCTAGTGGACCCTATCCTGCAGGCTTGCGAATTGACCCTATAACTGGTGATGTGATGTTCAGACCCAGCGGTGCATGGGTTTCAAATTTGGTAATAGAAGTAACCCAATGGAAAAAATCAGGAAATACCCGAGTAAATGTGGGTATAACAAGACGTGATATACAATTCCAAACGCAATTGTGTAATGGCAATTTAACACCCAGAATAAAAATATATCAAGATGGTATTTTACAAAACACCCAAAGCTTTTCTGTTAATGTTAATCAACAAATATGTTTAGATATTGTGGCGGCAGACCAAGCAAATTTAAGTGCTACACCCAATCCTATATTAGCCGATTCGACAGACTTAACATGGAATAACCCGCTACAATATATCCCCGTCATGGCTAATGCCACTTGGGCAAGAAACTATATACTATCACAAAGGAGTACATCTGGCCCTTTAAACGACAGTTTTAAATTTTGTTGGACGCCTCCTACCTCTGCTATTAGAGATCAACCTTATTTATTTACCGTTACAGGTAGAGATAGATTTTGTCCATTAAATGCTTCTGCCATACGAGGAATTAGTATAAAAGTAAATACACCTCTTTTCGCCAAAGTAAGTTTTGATAGTACCAATAGAAAAGTGTTTTGTGCCAATAAAATAATACCTGTAAGTATGAGTTATAAGGTAAGCGGTATAACCTTAACGGCTGGCAATATATTCTATGCGCATTTGTCCGATTCATTAGGTAATTTTAATACCCCTATTCTTGTCGGTTCTAAAATAAGTAATGCCAATACTGGTAGCATTAATTTAAATATACCCAGTGAACTAAGTACTACTGGTAATTATAAATTAAGACTTAGGGTATCCAGTGATAGTACTGCTTATGACCCCTATTTCCCTATTAGCATTGTACCTGGTTTTACTCAACCCATTATTTTCAGCAATACAGATTCTATTTGCAAAGGTTCCAATATTTTGCTTTCGGTATTACCCAATGACAGCAACTATACTTTTAAATGGTTATTCAACAATACCGTTATTCCTGCTGCCAATAATGATAGTTTATGGTTAGATACGACTGGTGCTATCAGAGCCATTGTAAGCAATACCGGTTGTAGTGATACTTCAGTAGTTAAAACTTTTCATTTTTATCCTCTTCCTATTCCTTCTTTTACCAGTGGCAATCTTATTTGTTTACCAAATAATCCAGTTAGTTTTATCAATACTAGCGCCATTAACAGTGGAACAATGAGCTACAACTGGAAGTTTAGTGATGGGACTAACTCTAATTTAACATCACCTATCAAAAACATGGTTGATACAGGGAGTTTAACGGTTAAACTAATTGCTACCTCTGATAAGAACTGTATTGATTCTATACAAAAAATAATAATTGTAAAACAAACAGTAACCCCTCAATTCAGTATCAATGATTCTTCGCAATGTGTAAAAAACAATGCCTTTGTGTTCACCAACCAAACCAATAATCAAGGTGCATCTGTTAATTATATTTGGAACTGGGGTACTGGTTTTATTGCTTCTAATAATATCACTCAAAACTATTCTTACCCAAATGTAGGTAATTACATTGTGAAACTGATAAGCAATAACAACGGTTGTACTGATACGCTTACAAAAAATGTGACTGTAATTGCCAATGCTACTAATGTTGGTTTTACGGTTAATAAAGCTAGTCAATGTTTAAAAAATAATAATTTCTTATTTAACAATTCCAGTACCCCTGATAACATTACTATAAAGTATATGTGGCAGTTTGGTAATGGTGATACTTCTACCCAACGTTCGCCTGATTATTCTTATAATACATTCAATGTTTACAGTGTAAAACTTTTGGTTACTGCCAATAACAAATGTATTGACTCTTTCAGCACCAATGTTGCTGTTATTGCTTCACCTAAAGCCAGTTTTACAATTAACGACTCTGCACAATGTTTAAAAAACAACAATTTTGTTTTTACTAATACCAGTACTCCAGATAACAGCACTGTAAAATATTATTGGCAATTGGGTAATGGAAACAACTCAATACAACGTTCTCCATCAATAACGTATAGCAATAGTAACACATACCCTATTACATTGGTAGTAACAGTTAACGATAAATGTATTGATTCTATAAGTCAAAATATTACTGTGTTCCCTAACCCAATAATAGGTAGTATAACGGGTAGTATAACGGGTAGTATAAATGTAAGTAATCCGGGTATTGCAATACCATACTCAGTACCTGCACAAAACAATGCTACCTATAATTGGAGCATTCAAAATGGTACTATACAATCAGGTCAAAATACCAATGCCATTTCTGTGATGTGGACCAGCAAAGGAACAGGTAAATTAGGTGTATTGGCTACCAATACCAATGGTTGCAAAGACTCGGCTTCTTTAAATGTGAACATTAATAATGTAGGTATACACGATATCAATATCAATCAGGAACTAAGTATTTACCCTAATCCAACTAAGTCA
- a CDS encoding formate--tetrahydrofolate ligase — protein sequence MKSDIEIAREVKLQPIQKIAAQIGINEDQLEQYGKYKAKISFDFDDAKIAQSNLILVTATTPNKSGSGKTTTSVALAQGLNKIGKKAIVALREPSLGPCFGMKGGAAGGGYSQVLPMEDINLHFTGDFHAITSANNTLAALIDNYQYYNKNNANGLKQILWRRVLDVNDRSLRYMVSGLNGSSNGIPTETGFDITPASEIMAIFCLSTSLDDLRKRIERILIGYKYDNTPFYVKDLGVAGALVTLLKDAFQPNLVQTIEGGAAFIHGGPFANIAHGCNSIMATKAAMQHGEYAVTEAGFGSDLGGEKFLNIKCRAAGISPKAAVLVTTTQSIKLHGKVDEKLIKQPNMEGLKAGIKNVERHIENLQQFGQTVIVALNKFGFDTEEEINFIQNWCKEKGAEFAINEGFANGGDGAVALAKKVVEVVENKASKSINHTYELTDSVEEKIRKIVTTIYKGSSITLGKNAKAALKKITDLGADKLPVCIAKTQFSFTDNAALVGAAEGFNIHIENLVLNNGAGFIVAVAGEIMRMPGLPKEPAAMVIDFVNGEITGLS from the coding sequence ATGAAATCAGATATAGAAATTGCCCGCGAAGTTAAGCTTCAACCTATTCAAAAAATTGCTGCACAAATTGGTATTAACGAAGATCAACTAGAGCAATACGGAAAATACAAAGCTAAAATCAGCTTTGATTTTGATGATGCTAAAATAGCGCAGAGCAATTTGATTTTAGTAACTGCCACTACACCTAACAAAAGTGGAAGTGGTAAAACAACTACATCTGTTGCCCTGGCACAGGGCTTAAATAAAATTGGCAAAAAAGCCATTGTTGCTTTACGCGAGCCCAGCTTAGGCCCATGTTTTGGTATGAAGGGTGGCGCTGCCGGTGGCGGTTACAGCCAGGTTTTACCAATGGAAGATATTAACCTGCATTTTACCGGTGACTTTCATGCTATTACTTCAGCTAACAATACGTTAGCTGCTTTAATTGATAACTACCAATACTATAATAAAAACAATGCAAACGGATTAAAACAAATATTATGGCGCAGGGTGCTTGATGTAAATGATCGTTCGTTGCGCTATATGGTTTCGGGCTTAAATGGTTCAAGTAATGGTATACCCACTGAAACGGGTTTTGATATTACACCTGCTTCTGAAATAATGGCTATATTCTGTTTATCAACTTCGCTTGATGATTTGCGTAAACGTATTGAACGTATTTTAATTGGCTATAAGTACGATAACACTCCTTTTTATGTAAAGGATTTAGGTGTAGCGGGTGCTTTGGTTACTTTGTTAAAAGATGCTTTTCAACCTAATCTGGTACAAACCATTGAAGGGGGTGCGGCTTTTATTCATGGTGGACCTTTTGCCAATATAGCGCATGGTTGTAATAGTATTATGGCGACCAAAGCTGCTATGCAACATGGAGAGTATGCAGTAACGGAGGCAGGGTTTGGAAGTGATTTAGGAGGCGAGAAATTTTTAAATATAAAATGCCGTGCAGCAGGAATAAGTCCTAAAGCAGCGGTATTGGTTACTACTACACAAAGTATAAAACTACATGGTAAAGTTGATGAGAAACTGATTAAACAACCCAATATGGAAGGTTTAAAAGCAGGAATAAAAAATGTAGAACGCCATATTGAAAACTTACAACAGTTTGGACAAACAGTCATAGTTGCTTTAAACAAATTTGGTTTTGATACGGAAGAAGAAATTAATTTTATACAAAACTGGTGTAAAGAAAAAGGAGCTGAGTTTGCTATAAATGAAGGCTTTGCCAATGGTGGTGATGGTGCTGTAGCCTTGGCTAAAAAAGTGGTTGAAGTAGTGGAGAACAAAGCGAGCAAAAGCATTAACCACACGTATGAATTAACTGATTCGGTTGAAGAAAAAATAAGAAAAATTGTTACTACGATATACAAAGGCAGTAGCATAACTTTGGGTAAAAATGCCAAAGCTGCTTTGAAAAAAATAACTGATTTGGGTGCCGATAAATTACCAGTATGTATAGCCAAAACACAATTTAGCTTTACTGACAATGCTGCATTGGTTGGTGCTGCGGAAGGTTTTAATATTCATATTGAAAATTTGGTACTAAACAATGGTGCCGGATTTATAGTAGCAGTAGCTGGTGAAATTATGCGTATGCCGGGTTTACCAAAAGAACCTGCAGCTATGGTTATTGATTTTGTAAACGGTGAAATTACCGGCTTGAGTTAA
- a CDS encoding tetratricopeptide repeat protein codes for MKKQFFLLLLVLFYSITGTAQNHKIDSVWQKVYAFEKTNNYKTDTNYLNTLNQLAHLYQQVNPDSSIALARKCFALSVNVVGSKVEALRGIGLALTTKGRYAEALANFNIALALAQENRIEKEIGKLYNSIAIVYKYQGKYTEAMNLYYKSLHIKEKVGDKKGIANSYGNIAIVYRKLKQYKLAEKTYQKALAIFIELKDSLSISNSYYNLGSVCLSNRSYAQALKLFNRALIIQQIYNDKKSLAITLHNIGNVLSLLKKSQDALTYYLKALQIHQEVDNQSGVYDVYFSLSECYDKLHNNDKAFYYAKQALIIAKQLGNKDNNRDINEHLSALYKKANNYNEALYHYEQFKLYSDSLINNGRDWEIARLEAAFDFENKAALLKTEQLEKEAAYLRENNRQKTLIVIILTGLAFSVLTLILILRSRRKLRQAYSQLQLANESIQKQKNEIDLLNNTLQERVKERTLTLENANSKLRQYTFTNNHLVRRPVANILGLTKLFNNDNSSESENAEVVKMIAQSAHELDDIIREINNHLNIEEYPDSNKA; via the coding sequence TTGAAAAAACAATTTTTCTTACTACTACTTGTATTATTTTATAGTATTACTGGCACTGCTCAAAACCACAAAATTGACAGTGTTTGGCAAAAGGTGTATGCTTTTGAAAAAACCAATAACTATAAAACAGACACCAATTATTTAAATACACTTAACCAGTTAGCACATTTATACCAGCAGGTTAATCCAGATAGCTCCATTGCGTTAGCGCGTAAATGTTTTGCTTTGAGTGTAAATGTAGTGGGTAGTAAAGTAGAGGCTTTAAGAGGTATTGGCTTGGCATTAACCACCAAAGGTAGGTATGCGGAAGCCTTAGCTAATTTTAATATAGCCTTAGCACTGGCTCAGGAAAACAGGATTGAAAAAGAAATAGGCAAGTTATATAACTCCATAGCTATTGTTTATAAATACCAGGGAAAATATACCGAAGCAATGAATTTATATTATAAGTCGTTGCATATAAAGGAAAAGGTTGGTGATAAAAAAGGCATTGCCAATAGTTATGGTAATATTGCTATTGTATACAGAAAACTAAAACAGTATAAATTAGCAGAGAAAACGTACCAAAAAGCGTTGGCTATATTTATAGAACTAAAAGATAGTTTAAGTATTTCAAATTCTTATTATAATTTAGGGAGTGTTTGTCTTTCCAACCGTTCCTATGCACAAGCACTAAAGCTGTTCAACAGAGCACTAATCATTCAGCAAATATATAATGATAAAAAAAGTTTAGCTATAACATTGCATAACATAGGTAATGTGCTGTCATTGTTGAAAAAGAGCCAAGATGCTTTGACGTATTATTTAAAAGCATTGCAAATACATCAGGAAGTAGATAACCAATCAGGTGTATACGATGTTTATTTTAGTTTAAGCGAATGTTACGATAAGCTCCATAACAATGATAAAGCTTTTTATTATGCAAAACAGGCATTGATTATTGCTAAACAATTGGGCAATAAAGACAATAACCGAGATATAAATGAACATTTAAGTGCTTTATATAAAAAGGCAAATAATTATAATGAAGCACTGTATCATTATGAACAGTTTAAATTGTATTCCGACAGTCTAATCAACAACGGACGAGATTGGGAAATAGCGAGGCTTGAGGCTGCTTTTGATTTTGAAAATAAAGCAGCATTATTAAAGACTGAACAGTTAGAAAAAGAAGCTGCTTATTTACGTGAAAACAACAGGCAAAAAACATTGATTGTAATTATATTAACCGGATTGGCTTTTAGTGTGTTGACCTTGATTTTGATTTTACGTAGCAGGCGTAAACTGCGTCAGGCATATTCACAATTGCAGTTAGCCAATGAATCTATTCAAAAACAAAAAAACGAAATTGATTTGCTAAACAATACTTTGCAGGAACGTGTGAAAGAACGTACCCTTACTTTAGAAAATGCAAACAGCAAATTAAGACAATATACCTTTACCAATAATCATTTGGTGCGCAGACCTGTTGCCAATATTTTAGGGCTAACAAAATTGTTTAACAATGATAATTCAAGTGAGTCGGAAAATGCGGAAGTGGTAAAAATGATAGCACAAAGCGCTCATGAATTAGACGATATTATCCGTGAAATAAACAACCATTTAAACATAGAAGAATATCCGGATAGTAACAAAGCCTAG
- a CDS encoding (Fe-S)-binding protein produces the protein MEFKVKTLANVVAAGEEVEILFWVGCAGSFDERAQKITKAVAKILHHADIKFAILGTEEACTGDPAKRAGNEFLFQMLAMQNITTMNAYGVKKIVTACPHCFNTLKNEYPVLGGNYEVVHHTALINELLTTGKLSIEGGPYKGKRITYHDSCYLGRANGIYEAPRNIIEKLDVELVEMKRSKANGLCCGAGGAQMFKEAENGTKEVNLERADDMLETQSNIVAAACPFCMTMLRDGIKHHNKEQEVQVLDVAELIATAIDL, from the coding sequence ATGGAATTTAAGGTAAAAACTTTAGCTAATGTAGTAGCTGCGGGTGAAGAGGTAGAAATATTATTTTGGGTTGGCTGTGCCGGTAGTTTTGATGAACGTGCACAAAAAATTACCAAGGCCGTAGCTAAAATTCTACATCATGCAGATATAAAATTTGCTATTTTGGGTACAGAAGAAGCCTGTACTGGCGATCCGGCTAAAAGAGCAGGTAATGAGTTTTTATTCCAGATGCTAGCCATGCAAAACATTACTACCATGAATGCTTATGGCGTAAAAAAAATTGTTACTGCCTGCCCACATTGTTTTAATACTTTAAAAAATGAATACCCTGTTTTAGGAGGTAATTACGAAGTAGTTCACCATACTGCTTTAATCAATGAATTATTAACTACAGGCAAACTTTCCATTGAAGGCGGCCCCTATAAAGGCAAACGTATTACCTACCACGATAGCTGTTATTTAGGCAGAGCCAATGGTATTTACGAAGCGCCTAGAAATATTATTGAGAAGTTGGATGTGGAGTTGGTGGAGATGAAACGTTCAAAAGCCAATGGCTTGTGTTGTGGTGCCGGTGGGGCACAAATGTTTAAAGAAGCAGAAAACGGAACTAAAGAAGTTAACTTGGAAAGAGCAGACGATATGTTGGAAACACAATCAAATATAGTAGCAGCTGCTTGTCCATTTTGTATGACTATGTTGCGTGATGGTATAAAACACCACAATAAAGAACAGGAAGTACAGGTATTGGATGTAGCAGAATTAATAGCTACAGCGATAGATTTGTAA
- a CDS encoding YiiX family permuted papain-like enzyme → MKKALIITLAFILFGGVFIKWKYYSTNTLLVKAKEEVKVLSDLDLLKNGDIIFQNSKSTQSKAIELATHSKYTHCGMIYIKDHEYYVLEAVQPVKTTALASFIARGNAGHYVVKRLKNAGQLLTDSILNNMKTIGNQFLGKDYDITFEWSDDKIYCSELVWKIYKRGAGIEIGKLATLKEFDLSNELVKRIMRKRYGNNINYQEKVISPVAVFESANLETVKEN, encoded by the coding sequence ATGAAAAAGGCGCTAATCATTACACTGGCATTTATACTGTTTGGTGGTGTATTTATAAAATGGAAATACTATTCAACAAATACTTTATTGGTTAAAGCCAAAGAAGAAGTAAAGGTTTTAAGTGATTTGGATTTATTGAAGAACGGAGATATTATTTTCCAGAATTCAAAATCGACACAAAGCAAAGCCATTGAATTAGCTACTCATTCTAAATACACACATTGCGGAATGATTTATATAAAGGACCATGAGTATTATGTTTTAGAGGCGGTACAGCCTGTTAAAACAACTGCATTGGCTTCTTTTATTGCAAGGGGTAATGCGGGGCATTATGTGGTTAAACGTTTGAAAAATGCAGGTCAACTGTTAACCGACAGTATATTGAATAACATGAAAACAATTGGCAACCAGTTTTTAGGTAAAGATTACGATATTACTTTTGAATGGAGTGATGATAAAATATATTGCTCAGAGTTGGTTTGGAAAATTTATAAACGTGGTGCAGGAATAGAAATTGGCAAGTTGGCTACACTTAAAGAGTTTGATTTGAGTAACGAGTTGGTAAAACGTATTATGCGGAAACGTTATGGTAATAACATTAATTACCAAGAGAAAGTTATTTCACCTGTAGCAGTTTTTGAAAGCGCTAATTTAGAAACCGTAAAAGAAAACTAG
- a CDS encoding leucine-rich repeat-containing protein kinase family protein: MHTLAQLKQGQLQGATHIKIAAGLTEFPTEIFNLADTLEILDLSQNELSSLPNEFACLSKLKIAFFSDNNFTELPAVLGKCKSLEMIGFKSNQIKTVSEESLPEITHWLILTNNQIEVIPASIGKCYRLQKLALAGNKIKALPAEMANCKSLELIRISANLLTELPVWILQLPKLSWLAYAGNPFTETHQIPNKLALIDWNNIHLLEQLGQGASGVIYKAYLNKDTQETVAVKIFKGEVTSDGLPLNEMNACMAAGNHPNLIAVMGKVHNHPEQKEALVLSLIPAHFKNLGNPPNLASCSRDVFDNGTSFSLQQILTIAKGMASVGEHLHSLGINHGDLYAHNIMYDQAGNHLFGDFGAATFYNPQTNEGAAIERIEVRAYGCLLDDLLGYLPNEDKQQNVINKLSLLKDDCMQASISQRPSFSEINIQLQAINN, from the coding sequence ATGCATACTTTAGCTCAACTTAAACAAGGCCAATTACAAGGCGCCACACATATAAAAATTGCTGCCGGCTTAACTGAATTTCCTACTGAAATTTTCAACCTGGCGGATACATTGGAAATTTTAGATTTATCCCAAAACGAATTAAGCAGTTTACCCAATGAATTTGCCTGTTTAAGCAAACTTAAAATTGCTTTTTTCTCTGATAATAACTTTACTGAATTGCCTGCGGTTTTAGGCAAATGCAAAAGTTTAGAAATGATTGGTTTTAAATCGAATCAAATAAAAACAGTAAGCGAAGAATCGTTACCAGAAATAACACACTGGCTTATATTAACCAACAACCAAATTGAAGTAATTCCCGCTTCTATAGGTAAATGTTACCGCTTACAAAAACTGGCTTTGGCCGGCAATAAAATAAAAGCATTGCCTGCTGAAATGGCAAATTGTAAAAGTCTTGAGTTGATAAGAATATCGGCTAACTTACTTACTGAGTTACCTGTATGGATTTTACAATTACCTAAACTTTCATGGCTGGCTTACGCAGGTAATCCATTTACCGAAACGCACCAAATACCCAATAAATTAGCACTGATTGATTGGAACAATATTCATTTACTGGAACAATTAGGCCAGGGTGCATCGGGTGTTATTTATAAAGCTTATTTAAACAAGGATACGCAAGAAACAGTAGCGGTTAAAATATTTAAAGGTGAAGTAACCAGCGATGGTTTACCACTGAACGAAATGAATGCTTGCATGGCTGCCGGTAACCACCCTAATCTAATAGCAGTAATGGGTAAAGTCCACAACCATCCTGAACAAAAAGAAGCCTTGGTATTGTCGTTAATTCCCGCTCATTTTAAAAACTTGGGTAATCCTCCCAACTTAGCCAGTTGTTCACGCGATGTATTTGATAATGGAACTTCTTTTAGCTTACAACAAATACTAACTATTGCCAAAGGCATGGCTTCAGTTGGCGAGCACTTACATAGTCTTGGCATTAACCATGGCGATTTATATGCACATAATATTATGTACGACCAGGCAGGAAATCATTTGTTTGGTGATTTTGGTGCAGCTACTTTTTACAACCCGCAAACAAACGAAGGAGCAGCCATAGAAAGAATTGAGGTAAGGGCTTATGGTTGTTTACTAGATGATTTATTGGGCTATTTGCCTAATGAAGACAAACAACAAAATGTGATAAATAAATTAAGTCTATTGAAAGATGATTGTATGCAAGCTAGTATTTCACAAAGGCCTTCTTTTAGCGAAATCAATATTCAATTACAGGCAATAAATAACTAG